The following is a genomic window from Streptomyces chrestomyceticus JCM 4735.
GCTGGCCCTCGCCGCCGCTGCCGACCTGGCCGCCGCCGCCCTCAACCCGTCCATGGACTCCTGGGACCAGGCCCCCGCGGCCTCCGCCCTCGAAGCCCGCACGGCCCGAGAACTCGCCGCCCTCGTCTACCCGTACGGACCGGACGGCCCCGCGCATCCGTACGGACCGGACACCTCCCCACCCCCGTACGACCCCGACGACGCTCCTCTCCCGTACGACCCTGAAGACTCTCCCCACTCGTACGGCCCCGGCTCCTCCCCGAGCACCCGACAACCACACACCTCAGGCACCCCCCATCACCTCAAGAAACTCACCCACCCCTACAGGCCCGCGACCCCCACACTCCCCGGACGTACCCACGAGGACGACCAGCCCGACGCCCTCGTCACGACCGGCGGCACCGAGTCCAACCAACTCGGCCTCCTCCTCGCCCGCGAGCACGCCCGTACCCGCTACACCGAGCCCCTGCGCGTCGTCTGCGGCGCCAACGCCCACCACAGCGTCCACCGCGCCGCCTGGCTCCTCGGCCTCCCCGAACCCCTCACCCTCCCCACGCCTGACGGCACCCTCGACCCCCTCACCCTCCACACCGCCCTCACCGACCTCCGCCACCCCGGCAGCCCCGGAGCCCCCACCGTCCCCGTTCTCGTCTGCGCCACCGCGGGCACCACCGACACCGGCGCCATCGACCCGCTGCCCGCCCTCGCCGACCTCACCCGCGCCCACGGCGCCCGCCTCCACGTCGACGCCGCGTACGGCGGCCCGCTCCTCTTCAGCGCCACCCACCGCCACCTTCTCGACGGCCTGCACCGCGCCCACACCGTCACCCTCGACCTGCACAAACTCGGCTGGCAACCGGTCGCCGCCGGCCTCCTCGCCGTCCCCCGCGCCGCCGACCTCGCCCCGCTCACCCACCGCGCCGCCTACCTCAACGCCGACGACGACACCGAAGCCGGCCTCCCCGACCTCCTCGGCCGCTCCCTGCGCACCACCCGCCGCCCCGACATCCTCAAGATGGCCGTCACCCTCCAGGCCCTCGGCCGCACGGGCCTCGCCGACCTCGTCGACCGCACCCTCGCCGCCGCCCGCACCTTCGCCGGCCTCATCGACGACCACCCCGCCTTCGAACTCCACTCCCACCCCACCCTCAGCACCGTCCTCTTCCGCCCCACCGGCGCCGACGACACCACCGTCGCCACCATCCGCCGCCGCCTCCTGCACCAGGGCCGCGCCGTCCTCGGCCGCGCCGCCACCCCCACCGGCCTCTGGCTCAAGGCCACCCTCCTCAACCCCCACACCACCACCGACGACCTCGCCTCGCTCCTCAAACTCGTGGAAGGCCACACCCCCCGATGAGCACCACCCCCCACCCCGAAGCCATCACCCTCCACATCCCGTCCCCGGACCCCGGACGCCCCGCCCACACCGGCCTCCGCACCGCCGCCACCCGACGCCCCGACCCCGAACCCGCCACCTCCCGGCAGCCCACCGACCCCGACACACCCCTGGACCTCGCCGGCATCGGCATCGGCCCCTTCAACCTCTCCCTCGCCGCCCTCGCCCAGCCCCTCACCCACCTGCGCACCGCCTTCTACGACCAGCGCCCCGCCTTCCGCTGGCACCCCGGGCTCCTCATCGAGGACGCCACCCTCCAAGTCCCCTTCCTCGCCGACCTCGTCACCCTCGCCGACCCCGCCAGCCCCTGGAGCTTCCTGAACTACCTCAAATACCGGGAGCGCCTCTTCCCCTTCTACTTCGCCGAACGCTTCCACATCCACCGCGCCGAATACGACGCCTACTGCCGCTGGGTCAGCGAAAACCTCCCCGGCCTGCACTTCCGCCACCAGGTCGACGCCGTCCGCTGGAACAGCGACCGCGCCTCCTTCGAAGTCGACTACACCCACCTCGGCGACGACGGCGAAGCCGAAGCCCTCGGCCGCACCCACGCCCGCAACCTCGCCCTCGGCATCGGCACCGTCCCGCACGTTCCTGACTCCCTCAAACCCCTCGTCGACGCCCCCGCCGTCCCCGTCCTGCACGCCGCCGACTACCTCGCCCACCGCGAACGCCTGCTGACCGCCGACCACATCACCGTCGTCGGCGCGGGACAGTCCGGCGCCGAAGTCTTCCTCGACCTGCTGCGCTCCCGCCCCGCCGGCCGCGAAGGACTCCACTGGCTGGCCCGCACCGCCGCCTTCGCCCCCATGGAATACAGCAAACTCGGCCTCGAACACTTCACCCCCGACTACACCCGCTACTTCCACGCCCTCCCCGAACCCGTACGCGACCAGCTCCTCCCCGGCCAGTGGCAGCTCCACAAGGGCATCGACCACGCCACCCTCGCCGCCATCCACGACGAGCTCTACCGCCGCACCCTGCACGGCGGCTGGCCCGACGCCACCCTCACCCCCGGCGTCACCGTCCGCACCGCCGGCCGCGTCGGCACCACCAAGGTCGAACTCCACCTCGACCACCCCCACCAGGGCGCCCGCTCGCGCCTGACCACCGACGCCGTCGTCCTCGCCACCGGCTACCGCGAAAGCCGCACCGACACCCTGCTCGCCGCCCTCGACCCCTACATGCGCCGCGACGCCGCCGGACGCCCCCGTATCGACGCCGACCAGCGCCTCCTCCTCGACCCCTGCGTCACCGGCTCCGTCTACGTACAGAACGCCGAACACCACACCCACGGCGTCGGCGCCCCCGACCTCGGCCTCTCCGCCTGGCGCAGCGCCACCATCCTCAACTCTCTCACCGACAGCACCACCTACCCCCTCCCCGCACGCACCGCCTTCACCACCTTCGGCCTGCGCCCCTCCCCGCCCCGCAACCTCACCGACATCCCCCGCCCCAACTCCACCCTCATCGAGAACCCCTGACCCGCCCGGCCCAGGCTCCGCCCCTACGGACACCTGGGCCGCCGCACACCGCGCCGGGTCGGCACCCCGCCCGGGGGATCAGAACACCGGCACCCCGTCCCGCGTCAGCCGCCAGTCCTCGGCCGCGAACCGCGCCGGGTCGATCTCCCCGGTCTCCTTCACCCACCCGATGATCAGGTTCCGGATCTCCTCCGACGTCGACCACACCTGCGGCGCCTTCGCCACCTGCGGGAAATTGCCGCCACCGCTCGCCCGGTAGTTGTTCACCGCCAGCACGAACCGCGCGTCGTCCGCCACCGGCTTCCCCTCGAACGACAGCTTCCCGATCCGCCGCCCCGGCTCCTTCGCGATGTCGATCTCGTACGAGACACCGCTCACCGCGTCGTAGTTGTAATCCGGAATCCCGTCCGCATTCGTCAGCTTCGCCGGATCGACCGGACCGCTCGCCGGCGTCCGCACGTAATACCGCGCGGAGAACTCCAGATACTCCCGAAGCTGCTTCCCGGTCAGCACCCGCGCCTCCAGCGTATTGTCGAACGGATACAGCGCGGCCATCGACCGGATCGTCACCGCACCCGCCGGAACCGTCGCCGACCGCGAGAAACACGAAGCCTGCGACAGCACCGGCAACTTCGCGTACGCACCACCCGCCAGCGCCTTCCGCACCACCTCCGCCTGGACGAACGCGATGAAATCCAGCACCGGCGTGTCCTTGTAAGGCGCCTCCGCAGCCGTCATCTCCGCCTTCGACCGCCCGATGACCTGATTGACGTACGCCACCACCTTCCGCTGCTCGGAACGCAGCAGCCGCGTGATCCGCGGATCCTCCGGCACCGTATGGGAATTCAGCACCTTCGCCGCCACCGACTCCACCGACCAGCGCCCCCGCGACCGCACCAGTTCGAAGTCGAACACCGTCAGCCGCTGCCCCCACTTCAACGGCTCCGACAGCACCACCTCACGACCGGTCTCCCGGTTCACCACCCGCCGCTCCGGCACCTCCACATGCGCGTGCCCCACCAGAATCGCGTCGATCCCCGGCACCCGCTCCGCCACCAGCGCCGCCGCGTTCTCCACGTGCGGCAGTTGGTCCCCGTACGACGACGTACCGCTCGTCCCCGAATGCGCCGACACGATCACCACGTCCGCACCCATCGACCGCAGCTTCGGCACCCACTTCGCCGCCTGCTCCTCCAGCCCCGGAAACGCCAGCTTCCCCTGCACATGCGCCTTGTCCCAGATCGCGACCCCCGGATTCGTCAGCCCCAGCACCGCCACCTTCACCTGACCACCGCACGGCGTACGGAGCCGCTTCATCCAGTACGGCGGAAAAGCCGGCCGCAGCGACTTCGCGTCCACCGCGTTCGCCCCCAGCAACGGGAAGTCGCAGTGCTCCTCGAACTTCCGGAGCACCCCCAGGCCGTAATTGAACTCGTGATTGCCGAGCGCCGCCGCGTCGTAACCGATGGCGTTCATCGCCTTCGCCATCGGATGCACCGGACCGTTCGGACCCGTGATCGGATCGACCTTCGCGTAGTAATACGCCAGTTGCGTACCCTGAATCGTGTCACCCGCGTCGATCAGCAGCGTATGGCGCGCCCCCTTCTCCTCCCGGACCCGCCGCACCAGCGTGGAAATCTTCGCCAGCCCCACATCGTTGTGGTCCTTGTCGTCGAATTCCCCGTCGGCCGCGTAATCCCAGTTGAAGACATTGCCGTGCAGATCCGTGGTCCCCATGACCGTGAAGGCATAACGCCGCGCCGGCCACGCTCCACCGCCGGACACCGGCGCGGCCACCGCCGACGGCGCCCCCGTACCGATGAGCGCGGCCCCCGCGCCCGTGGCGACCGAACTCCCCAGAAACTTCCTACGGCCGAGCGGCATGAACATCTCCTTCGACGAAACACGGCGGCAGCGGACACCGGCGACGGGCCTCGCGACGGACCCCGCGACGGAGACCGCGACGGGACCGTCGCCCACCCGCGACACTCCGACCACCACAACACTCATGGACA
Proteins encoded in this region:
- a CDS encoding pyridoxal phosphate-dependent decarboxylase family protein, producing the protein MNTPPLAGGAAGPDALRPLLGTVLDALRDGAEARGGPLPAGGPGRVAARLREATGPVLPETGRGPHEALHALVRALAEGAADPADPHCAAHLHCPPLALAAAADLAAAALNPSMDSWDQAPAASALEARTARELAALVYPYGPDGPAHPYGPDTSPPPYDPDDAPLPYDPEDSPHSYGPGSSPSTRQPHTSGTPHHLKKLTHPYRPATPTLPGRTHEDDQPDALVTTGGTESNQLGLLLAREHARTRYTEPLRVVCGANAHHSVHRAAWLLGLPEPLTLPTPDGTLDPLTLHTALTDLRHPGSPGAPTVPVLVCATAGTTDTGAIDPLPALADLTRAHGARLHVDAAYGGPLLFSATHRHLLDGLHRAHTVTLDLHKLGWQPVAAGLLAVPRAADLAPLTHRAAYLNADDDTEAGLPDLLGRSLRTTRRPDILKMAVTLQALGRTGLADLVDRTLAAARTFAGLIDDHPAFELHSHPTLSTVLFRPTGADDTTVATIRRRLLHQGRAVLGRAATPTGLWLKATLLNPHTTTDDLASLLKLVEGHTPR
- a CDS encoding lysine N(6)-hydroxylase/L-ornithine N(5)-oxygenase family protein, with the protein product MSTTPHPEAITLHIPSPDPGRPAHTGLRTAATRRPDPEPATSRQPTDPDTPLDLAGIGIGPFNLSLAALAQPLTHLRTAFYDQRPAFRWHPGLLIEDATLQVPFLADLVTLADPASPWSFLNYLKYRERLFPFYFAERFHIHRAEYDAYCRWVSENLPGLHFRHQVDAVRWNSDRASFEVDYTHLGDDGEAEALGRTHARNLALGIGTVPHVPDSLKPLVDAPAVPVLHAADYLAHRERLLTADHITVVGAGQSGAEVFLDLLRSRPAGREGLHWLARTAAFAPMEYSKLGLEHFTPDYTRYFHALPEPVRDQLLPGQWQLHKGIDHATLAAIHDELYRRTLHGGWPDATLTPGVTVRTAGRVGTTKVELHLDHPHQGARSRLTTDAVVLATGYRESRTDTLLAALDPYMRRDAAGRPRIDADQRLLLDPCVTGSVYVQNAEHHTHGVGAPDLGLSAWRSATILNSLTDSTTYPLPARTAFTTFGLRPSPPRNLTDIPRPNSTLIENP
- a CDS encoding bifunctional metallophosphatase/5'-nucleotidase is translated as MPLGRRKFLGSSVATGAGAALIGTGAPSAVAAPVSGGGAWPARRYAFTVMGTTDLHGNVFNWDYAADGEFDDKDHNDVGLAKISTLVRRVREEKGARHTLLIDAGDTIQGTQLAYYYAKVDPITGPNGPVHPMAKAMNAIGYDAAALGNHEFNYGLGVLRKFEEHCDFPLLGANAVDAKSLRPAFPPYWMKRLRTPCGGQVKVAVLGLTNPGVAIWDKAHVQGKLAFPGLEEQAAKWVPKLRSMGADVVIVSAHSGTSGTSSYGDQLPHVENAAALVAERVPGIDAILVGHAHVEVPERRVVNRETGREVVLSEPLKWGQRLTVFDFELVRSRGRWSVESVAAKVLNSHTVPEDPRITRLLRSEQRKVVAYVNQVIGRSKAEMTAAEAPYKDTPVLDFIAFVQAEVVRKALAGGAYAKLPVLSQASCFSRSATVPAGAVTIRSMAALYPFDNTLEARVLTGKQLREYLEFSARYYVRTPASGPVDPAKLTNADGIPDYNYDAVSGVSYEIDIAKEPGRRIGKLSFEGKPVADDARFVLAVNNYRASGGGNFPQVAKAPQVWSTSEEIRNLIIGWVKETGEIDPARFAAEDWRLTRDGVPVF